The following coding sequences are from one Humulus lupulus chromosome X, drHumLupu1.1, whole genome shotgun sequence window:
- the LOC133807411 gene encoding non-specific phospholipase C4-like: MVAESSSGGYPIKTVVVLVQENRSFDHMLGWMKLVNPEIDGVTGSESNPISTSDPNSKRIFFGDQSAYVDPDPGHSIQAIYEQVFGEPWTEASAAKKLPPTMEGFAQNAERTKPGMAETVMNGFKAESVPVFRELIKEFAVCDRWFASVPAETQPNRLFVHSATSYGLTGNDRKQLIEGFPQKTIFESMDEAGFSFGIYYAYPPSTLFYRNLRKLKQLDNFYNFDIHFKKDCEEGKLPNYVVIEQRYFDLLSIPGNDDHPSHDVSEGQRFIKNVYEALRGSPQWNEMLFIIVYDEHGGFYDHVPTPVDGVPSPDGLLGPAPYNFGFDRLGVRVPAIFISPWIQRGTVVHDPTGPLPTSQYEHSSIPATVKKIFGLPNFLTKRDEWAGTFESVFLTRTTPRTDCPVTLPEPPKLRDGEAKEDSKLSSFQAELVQMAAALNGDHSKDVYPDHKLVDELTVSEAVKYCDGAFNMFMDECHKAKQSGMDASHIVVCLATSSTSPPPPKRPSSNKSFTQKIFSCLICDH; encoded by the exons ATGGTTGCGGAATCTAGCAGCGGCGGCTACCCGATCAAAACGGTGGTCGTTTTGGTCCAAGAGAACCGCTCCTTCGACCACATGCTGGGCTGGATGAAGCTAGTCAACCCGGAGATCGACGGCGTCACCGGCTCCGAGTCCAATCCCATATCCACCTCCGATCCCAACTCCAAACGCATCTTCTTCGGCGACCAATCGGCCTACGTGGACCCTGACCCGGGCCACTCAATCCAGGCCATCTACGAGCAAGTCTTCGGCGAGCCCTGGACGGAGGCCTCCGCCGCCAAGAAACTACCTCCGACCATGGAGGGGTTCGCTCAGAACGCGGAGCGAACAAAACCGGGGATGGCGGAGACTGTAATGAACGGGTTCAAGGCGGAGTCAGTGCCGGTTTTCCGAGAGCTGATAAAGGAGTTCGCGGTGTGCGACCGATGGTTCGCGTCTGTGCCGGCGGAGACGCAGCCGAATAGGCTGTTCGTGCACTCGGCGACGTCATATGGGCTGACGGGGAACGACAGGAAGCAATTGATAGAAGGGTTTCCTCAGAAAACCATATTTGAGTCCATGGATGAAGCTGGCTTCTCTTTCGGGATTTACTATGCTTACCCTCCTTCTACTCTTTTCTACAG GAACCTTAGAAAATTAAAACAACTAGACAACTTCTATAACTTCGATATTCACTTCAAAAAAGATTGCGAAGAGGGAAAGCTACCAAACTACGTTGTGATTGAACAAAGATACTTCGACTTACTATCAATTCCCGGAAACGACGACCACCCTTCTCACGATGTCTCGGAAGGCCAAAGGTTTATCAAAAATGTGTACGAAGCTCTCAGAGGTAGCCCTCAGTGGAATGAAATGTTGTTCATAATTGTGTACGACGAGCACGGTGGCTTCTACGACCATGTTCCAACCCCTGTCGACGGAGTCCCTTCCCCCGATGGTCTTCTTGGGCCGGCGCCTTACAACTTTGGCTTCGATCGTCTTGGTGTAAGGGTTCCTGCCATCTTCATATCTCCATGGATACAGCGAGGAACCGTTGTGCATGATCCAACAGGACCACTCCCTACATCTCAATACGAACACTCCTCAATCCCAGCAACTGTGAAGAAGATTTTTGGTCTGCCGAACTTCTTGACTAAGCGCGATGAATGGGCTGGAACTTTTGAGTCTGTCTTCTTGACCAGAACCACTCCCAGAACAGATTGTCCAG TTACTTTACCAGAACCTCCGAAACTACGTGATGGAGAAGCAAAAGAAGATAGCAAACTGAGTTCGTTCCAAGCGGAGCTAGTTCAGATGGCTGCAGCCTTGAATGGAGACCATTCCAAAGATGTGTATCCTGATCACAAATTGGTAGACGAGCTTACTGTTTCGGAGGCTGTTAAGTACTGCGATGGAGCGTTTAACATGTTCATGGACGAGTGCCATAAAGCCAAGCAGAGTGGCATGGATGCATCCCACATTGTTGTTTGCCTTGCTACCTCATCAACATCTCCACCACCACCAAAACGACCCTCCTCTAATAAGTCTTTTACTCAAAAGATTTTCTCTTGTTTAATTTGCGATCATTAA